A stretch of the Nicotiana tabacum cultivar K326 chromosome 6, ASM71507v2, whole genome shotgun sequence genome encodes the following:
- the LOC107783444 gene encoding exocyst complex component EXO70B1-like, producing the protein MAATIEGQDRVLAAAQQIVKSLNTSTNVDTDDMLMILSTFDNRLSKLSNFMTSSSSSTPNSAKAAAAAAGGDDSFVDPRFEAAEQLILHWNSPPNADPDSTFDYLAAVDEIIQMTDDLNLQPENDLVMDRAEAALQHAMAHLEDEFRHILIGNTVPFDAGRLHESSFIRRCSISSSAVEIPDFETGTLSEDQEDVNSGRYNHVKGKSLGGDEFSLDLVYPDAIIDLREIANRMIRSGYEKECCQVYSSVRREVLDECLAILGIEKLSIEEVHRIEWQSLDEKMKKWIYAVKVLVRILLSAEKSLCEQIFVGSELIKEVCFMETAKGCVMQLLNFGEAVAIGRRSSEKLFRILDMYDALADVLSDIDLLYNDESGEMVCSEAKGVLDGLGEAAIGTFVEFENAVQREASKKPTQGGEIHPLTRYVMNYVKLLVDYSDTLNGLLEKVESECEPDSSRIENGDNLEFENVPPLARRLMLLIKSLEANLEGKSRMYEDSGMQYIFLMNNVHYIVQKVKDSELQKLLGDQWVRKRRGQIRQHATGYLRASWSKVLSCLKDEGLGGSSSNASKTVLKERFKNFNLCFEEIYRIQTGWKVPDAQLREELRISISEKVLPAYRSFLGRFGGHLESGRNAGKYIKYTLEDLEGYLLDLFEGTPLVLHHMKRKGT; encoded by the coding sequence ATGGCGGCGACTATAGAAGGACAAGATAGGGTTCTTGCTGCAGCTCAACAGATCGTTAAGAGTCTCAACACTTCCACAAATGTTGACACTGATGATATGCTTATGATCTTATCTACCTTTGATAATCGCCTCTCTAAGCTCTCCAATTTCATGACTTCATCATCTTCCTCCACTCCTAACTCCGCCAAAGCTGCCGCCGCCGCTGCCGGAGGCGATGATTCCTTTGTGGATCCTCGATTCGAAGCTGCAGAGCAACTTATCCTTCATTGGAACTCCCCTCCCAACGCCGATCCTGATTCCACCTTCGATTACCTCGCCGCCGTTGACGAGATTATTCAGATGACTGACGATCTGAATCTTCAGCCGGAAAATGATCTCGTCATGGACCGAGCTGAGGCTGCTCTTCAGCATGCCATGGCTCATTTAGAAGATGAGTTTCGCCATATTCTCATTGGCAATACTGTTCCTTTCGATGCCGGCCGCCTCCACGAGTCCTCCTTCATTCGCCGTTGTTCCATCTCTTCATCTGCTGTCGAAATCCCTGATTTTGAAACTGGTACTTTATCCGAGGATCAGGAGGATGTTAACAGTGGAAGGTACAATCATGTCAAAGGGAAGAGCCTTGGAGGAGATGAATTCTCCCTTGATTTGGTATATCCGGATGCTATTATTGATCTGAGAGAGATTGCTAACCGTATGATTCGATCCGGATATGAAAAAGAATGTTGCCAAGTATACTCTAGTGTTCGTAGAGAGGTGCTTGATGAATGTTTAGCAATACTTGGCATTGAGAAACTGAGCATTGAGGAGGTCCACAGGATTGAATGGCAGTCGCTGGAcgagaaaatgaagaaatggaTTTATGCTGTAAAAGTTCTGGTGAGAATCCTTTTATCTGCTGAAAAGAGCTTATGTGAACAGATTTTTGTAGGCTCAGAGTTGATTAAAGAAGTGTGCTTTATGGAAACTGCAAAGGGCTGTGTGATGCAGCTGTTGAATTTTGGAGAAGCTGTGGCGATAGGGCGAAGGTCGTCTGAGAAGTTGTTTAGGATTCTGGATATGTATGATGCCCTGGCAGATGTTTTATCTGACATTGACCTGCTTTATAACGATGAATCTGGTGAAATGGTATGTAGTGAGGCGAAAGGGGTGTTAGATGGCCTAGGAGAAGCAGCTATTGGGACATTTGTGGAGTTTGAGAATGCAGTTCAGCGGGAGGCTTCAAAGAAACCAACACAAGGAGGTGAAATCCACCCATTGACTCgttatgttatgaattatgtgaaATTGTTGGTTGATTATAGTGATACATTGAATGGACTTTTAGAGAAGGTAGAGAGTGAATGTGAACCTGACAGTTCCCGGATTGAAAATGGTGATAATTTGGAGTTTGAGAATGTCCCACCACTTGCGAGGCGGTTGATGTTACTGATCAAGTCTTTGGAAGCTAATCTTGAAGGGAAGTCGAGAATGTATGAAGATAGCGGAATGCAATATATATTTTTGATGAATAATGTACATTACATAGTACAGAAAGTGAAAGATTCGGAGCTTCAAAAACTTTTAGGTGATCAGTGGGTCAGAAAGCGAAGGGGTCAAATTCGACAACATGCTACAGGCTATCTTAGAGCTTCGTGGAGCAAGGTTCTATCTTGTTTGAAGGATGAAGGGCTTGGTGGAAGCTCAAGCAATGCCTCAAAGACAGTCCTCAAGGAGAGGTTTAAGAACTTCAACTTATGTTTTGAAGAAATTTATAGAATCCAAACGGGTTGGAAGGTCCCAGATGCTCAACTGCGCGAAGAACTGAGGATTTCTATTTCTGAAAAAGTGCTACCTGCCTATCGGTCTTTTCTGGGGAGGTTTGGGGGTCATTTAGAGAGTGGAAGAAATGCTGGGAAGTACATAAAGTATACTCTAGAGGACTTAGAGGGTTACTTGTTGGATCTATTTGAAGGAACACCTCTTGTTTTGCACCATATGAAAAGAAAAGGCACGTAG
- the LOC107783443 gene encoding uncharacterized protein LOC107783443: MSKITIMLQLNGNWDNYDRFRDFEVDAIVVDENASYSILISTIAEQLSIDTSEKIVEIKYMVNDNCPPMEIRNDMGVRVYMENKKENKNLGLYSLCISVRDFNMKLAITNDNTSAGSSGSLKLLDMPSYPAIEEYQSEIITESTQTAIEEGQVYQDKQTVAAAMKYFSVMHKFHFRVKRSSHRSYWLVCVGENCKWHFKTTLINDSAMFKISSFNRQHTCSLMDETFIQHKRTAVAVGSMVIPKYCDPKTVYIPKDIQTDMLSEHGVNLSYMQAWRTKEKALQFLRGNPTDSYNKLPKYFYILKETYPGSVVKLKKTADECFLYAFVALCTSISGWQHCRPVVVIDGTFLKSAYKGIMLTASTMDEAGTILPLAYAVVDSENDASWKWFFEQFKQAYGERPSMCVVSDRNESILKATSIVYPVRSYTLDKFNESMSKIEEVDPRVKSYLYDIGYHIWSRVHATVNRTWTMASNIAESLNVVTKDARELPIFDLLEYMRTLLERWTNEKLLKAKGTFTFLGSKFNKELENNRTLSQKLRVRASNIYILC; this comes from the exons ATGTCCAAAATCACAATcatgctacaattgaatgggaattgggataacTATGACAGATTTAGAGATTTTGAAGTTGATGCCATTGTGGTAGATGAGAATGCAAGCTACAGTATTTTGATTTCTACAATTGCAGAACAACTATCGATTGATACTTcagaaaaaattgtagaaatcaaaTACATGGTGAACGACAATTGTCCCCCAATGGAGATTAGGAATGATATGGGGGTTCGTGTGTATATGGAGaacaaaaaagagaataaaaacttAGGATTATATTCGTTATGTATAAGTGTACGAGATTTCAATATGAAATTGGCAATCACCAACGATAACACAAGTGCAG GTTCATCTGGATccctaaagttacttgatatgccatCCTATCCAGCTATAGAGGAAtatcaaagtgaaataataacagAATCTACGCAAACTGCTATTGAAGAAGGACAAGTGTATCAGGACAAACAAACTGTAGCTGCTGCAATGAAGTACTTTTCTGTGATGCACAAGTTCCACTTCAGAGTTAAAAGATCTAGTCATAGAAG CTACTGGCTTGTATGCGTTGGTGAAAACTGTAAATGGCACTTCAAGACAACGTTAATTAATGATTCCGCAATGTTTAAGATAAGTAGTTTCAACCGACAACACACATGCTCCTTAATGGACGAAACATTCATACAGCACAAACGTACTGCAGTTGCAGTTGGTAGCATGGTCATTCCAAAGTATTGTGATCCTAAGACTGTTTACATACCAAAGGACATACAAACTGATATGTTATCCGAACACGGAGTGAACCTAAGCTACATGCAAgcatggagaacaaaggaaaaggcTTTACAGTTTCTGAGAGGGAATCCGACTGACTCCTACAACaaattacccaaatatttttatattcttaaGGAGACTTATCCTGGTTCTGTTGTTAAATTGAAGAAGACAGCAGATGAATGCTTCTTATACGCATTTGTTGCTCTTTGTACATCAATAAGTGGTTGGCAACATTGTAGGCCAGTAGTAGTGATTGATGGGACATTCTTAAAGTCAGCCTACAAGGGGATTATGCTGACAGCAAGCACCATGGATGAAGCAG GTACAATATTGCCCTTGGCATATGCTGTGGTTGATTCTGAAAACGACGCATCTTGGAAgtggttctttgagcaattcaagcaGGCATATGGTGAAAGACCTTCAATGTGTGTTGTTTCAGATAGGAATGAGAGTATACTGAAGGCAACATCAATTGTCTATCCGG TACGGTCATACACTCTGGATAAATTTAATGAAAGTATGTCGAAGATTGAAGAGGTAGACCCGCGTGTGAAATCTTACCTATATGATATTGGCTATCATATATGGTCAAGAGTACATGCAACAGTGAATAGAACGTGGACAATGGCATCAAATATTGCAGAGTCGTTGAACGTTGTAACAAAAGATGCAAGAGAGCTGCCGATATTTGACCTTTTAGAGTATATGCGAACACTGCTAGAACGTTGGACCAACGAGAAGTTATTGAAGGCGAAGGGTACTTTCACATTTCTTGGGTCCAAATTCAACAAAGAATTAGAGAACAACAGAACATTATCTCAGAAGCTTAGG GTGAGGGCTTCAAACATATACATACTGTGTTAG